The proteins below come from a single Gossypium raimondii isolate GPD5lz chromosome 2, ASM2569854v1, whole genome shotgun sequence genomic window:
- the LOC105787517 gene encoding transcription factor bHLH110 — translation MEYTNLHSQSKVEEQYVKYTSLLTQTGHRISTVDEWKPDLLPNIGSRYHRNPVQTVLKSKDLWPLMNEDSSFNQQSAANEFLLANIKDEMSDSFPKLSEMMYCNTSTEDSYLLSKKPESGGQDLGGNIWYSNMTERQLSTRDLYSNANDQYIYDFNHIFPGISTSGMCSTLFSSSLDLNLKSFNLLASTYGGGSCCNQTRNAFIGHNHRTESNNSPSTSSKVSITSTKRPVSFSDTKEPHIDAKKHRSSTARSPCPTLKVRKEKLGDRVAALQKLVAPFGKTDTASVLTEAIGYIQFLHDQVETLSVPFMKSSQSKLYRTMQMGLKEEEQKPDLRSRGLCLVPESFAEYFINHCFNGI, via the exons TATTAACTCAAACCGGCCATCGAATATCCACCGTGGATGAATGGAAGCCCGACCTGTTACC GAATATTGGTAGCAGATACCATAGGAATCCGGTTCAAACCGTCCTGAAATCGAAGGATCTATGGCCCTTGATGAATGAGGATAGTTCCTTCAACCAACAATCTGCTGCCAATGAGTTTCTACTTGCGAATATCAAAGATGAGATGTCGGATTCGTTCCCCAAACTGAGTGAGATGATGTACTGCAACACTAGCACAGAGGACTCATATTTACTATCTAAAAAACCGGAATCAGGTGGTCAAGATCTAGGAGGAAACATATGGTACAGCAACATGACTGAGCGGCAGCTCTCAACCAGAGACTTGTACAGTAATGCTAATGATCAGTACATATATGATTTCAATCATATCTTTCCAGGTATTTCTACCTCGGGAATGTGTTCGACATTGTTTTCGAGCTCTTTGGACTTGAACTTGAAATCATTCAATCTTTTGGCCTCAACATATGGTGGTGGGAGTTGCTGCAATCAAACCAGAAATGCATTTATAGGCCATAATCACAGAACAGAAAGCAATAACAGTCCATCCACAAGCTCAAAA GTATCAATCACAAGCACAAAGAGACCTGTTAGCTTTTCTGATACAAAGGAACCCCATATAGATGCTAAGAAGCACCGGTCCTCGACGGCACGATCCCCATGCCCGACATTAAAGGTTAGAAAAGAGAAACTAGGAGACAGGGTTGCAGCACTTCAAAAGTTAGTGGCACCATTTGGCAAG ACAGATACAGCCTCTGTGTTAACAGAAGCCATTGGATACATACAATTCTTACATGATCAAGTTGAG ACATTGAGTGTACCATTTATGAAATCATCACAAAGCAAGCTTTATAGAACAATGCAAATG GGCTTGAAAGAAGAAGAGCAGAAGCCTGATCTTAGAAGTAGAGGATTATGCCTCGTGCCGGAGTCTTTCGcggaatattttattaatcattgCTTTAATGGCATTTAG